A window of the Pseudomonas fluorescens genome harbors these coding sequences:
- a CDS encoding OmpA family protein produces the protein MPVFSFSFRLFSTLLLTAMLALTGCQTAPQKGLTPAQVAVLKQQGFELTDDGWEFGLSGKVLFGSDVESLNKQSTEIVERIGKALLGVGIERVRVDGHTDASGKETYNQQLSLRRAKSVGKVLTSVGMKEENIQLQGLGSREPVASNDTAAGRTENRRVSIVVSAD, from the coding sequence ATGCCCGTGTTCTCATTTTCCTTTCGACTGTTTTCCACTTTGTTGCTGACCGCCATGCTGGCCTTGACCGGTTGTCAGACCGCCCCGCAAAAAGGCCTGACGCCGGCCCAGGTCGCAGTCCTCAAGCAGCAAGGCTTCGAGCTGACCGATGACGGCTGGGAATTCGGCCTGTCGGGCAAAGTGCTGTTTGGCAGCGATGTCGAAAGCCTGAACAAGCAAAGTACCGAAATCGTCGAACGTATCGGCAAAGCGTTGCTGGGCGTTGGCATCGAGCGGGTACGGGTGGATGGCCACACCGACGCCTCGGGCAAGGAAACCTACAACCAGCAACTGTCACTGCGCCGCGCGAAAAGCGTCGGCAAAGTGCTGACCTCGGTCGGCATGAAGGAGGAGAACATCCAGCTGCAAGGCCTTGGCAGCCGCGAACCGGTCGCCTCCAACGACACCGCTGCCGGCCGCACCGAAAACCGCCGGGTGTCGATTGTGGTCAGCGCCGATTAA
- a CDS encoding LysR family transcriptional regulator, producing MQKNITSLGSLNWDDLKFFLEVARTRKASTAAKRLAVDYTTVSRRISSLEAALGTLLFEKSRTSGFVLTAEGQRLLSYAESIESTLHMACEQVSGSGVALSGHVRMGCTEGFGSFFITPQLSHFVDAYPAISVDILPLPHFISLSKREADIVIALERPEHGPYVCCKLCDYRLQLYATQEYLDKHPPIRRPADLGKHQFISYVDDLAFSSELLYLANVLPGASANLRSTSVIAQFVAAQQGRSLAILPCFLAAQDPRLLPVLPEEIDITRQFWMYCREDLRKLKRITLLWDYIREVTERNQGLLMGETREMQFAD from the coding sequence ATGCAAAAAAACATCACCTCTCTAGGCTCGCTGAACTGGGACGACCTCAAGTTTTTCCTCGAAGTCGCCCGTACCCGCAAGGCCAGCACCGCGGCCAAACGCCTGGCGGTGGACTACACCACCGTTTCGCGGCGGATCAGTTCGCTGGAAGCGGCGCTTGGCACTTTGCTGTTCGAAAAGTCTCGCACCAGTGGTTTCGTACTGACTGCCGAAGGCCAGCGCCTGCTGAGTTATGCCGAGTCGATCGAAAGCACGCTGCACATGGCTTGCGAGCAAGTGTCGGGCTCCGGCGTCGCGCTCTCCGGGCATGTGCGGATGGGCTGCACCGAAGGTTTCGGCAGCTTCTTCATCACCCCGCAATTGAGCCATTTCGTCGACGCCTACCCGGCGATTTCGGTGGACATCCTGCCGCTGCCGCACTTCATCAGCCTGTCCAAACGCGAGGCCGACATCGTCATCGCCCTCGAACGCCCGGAACACGGGCCGTACGTGTGCTGCAAACTCTGCGACTACCGTTTGCAGCTCTACGCAACCCAGGAATACCTGGACAAGCACCCACCGATCCGCCGCCCCGCCGACCTGGGCAAGCATCAATTCATCAGTTACGTGGATGACCTGGCGTTCAGCTCGGAGCTGCTGTATCTGGCGAATGTGTTGCCCGGCGCCAGCGCCAATTTGCGCAGCACCAGCGTGATTGCGCAGTTCGTGGCGGCGCAGCAGGGGCGCTCATTGGCGATTCTGCCGTGCTTCCTCGCGGCCCAGGATCCGCGCCTGCTGCCGGTGTTGCCGGAGGAAATCGATATCACCCGGCAGTTCTGGATGTACTGCCGGGAGGATCTGCGCAAGTTGAAACGGATCACCCTGTTGTGGGATTACATCCGTGAGGTGACCGAGCGCAATCAGGGTCTGTTGATGGGCGAGACCCGCGAAATGCAGTTCGCCGATTAA